A genomic window from Serratia liquefaciens includes:
- a CDS encoding lipoprotein, with translation MRKPLIALTVTLLVAGCSTLKTDQAIPLLQAETAKMLGLGSSDEITVTNVNGAQPDALGGQKLSYRATTEKGRIFDCSSMMMPGILGSAPSLSAPSCTPVVTHK, from the coding sequence ATGAGAAAACCACTTATCGCATTAACTGTTACGCTTCTGGTAGCTGGCTGTTCCACATTGAAAACCGATCAGGCAATACCGCTATTGCAGGCGGAAACGGCCAAAATGCTGGGCTTGGGCTCATCGGATGAAATTACCGTCACCAATGTTAATGGTGCCCAACCCGACGCCCTTGGCGGGCAAAAACTTTCTTACCGTGCTACCACGGAGAAAGGACGAATCTTTGACTGCTCCTCGATGATGATGCCGGGTATTTTAGGTTCAGCCCCGTCGTTAAGCGCACCAAGCTGTACCCCGGTCGTTACGCATAAATAA
- a CDS encoding autotransporter outer membrane beta-barrel domain-containing protein — MKDKTSHDLAVRKPLSKVYLALFSAPLILIGPADVARADDAIFDGESRITESLTYTGDVYVGRNQSGNLLIDNGQINAYNINIGRRANGQIYESLVTVKGPNAVLNAINDQSVMHGSLNLGLGTLRVEEGGLATAEEIIVGTTGGYDSHLNVKGAGSQVISERLGLGFGQGARSTLLIEDGGVVTTTAAARIDSGFRPDEADKLNPKATITGNNSLWNITQSLTANGDVDVLNGGAVNVGSAEIAGVSGSRKTAELYIAGNGSRFTSAGNVNVGDYGNGVLSVVDGGSFSAGSNELRLGDTGSGSNRGALVIGSRGNMDTGTGLTEPTLGAAGGAGTVDAQTVVNLRGGLFGSYVYFNHNSDNYDFRNKMVGEGEVINTAGQTTLSGDLTQLQANVTARGGKITIASDINTQQEDNVFDVQTLSAENGGTLILNATAGSDVSNGLGYSSAASIKAGGTLGGNGTLGQTEIQSGGHISPGDGNIGTLTLKRYLNFLGESFYDVDIAGDGSSDKLVVAGKTTISDLAKVQVTALDPQTSYQTGQSYRILTSDGGIDGRFAEAVSKSAFLDVALNHSTNAVDLTIAQKGGNPGEGGNPGEGGNPGEGGNPGEGGNPGEGGNPGEGGNPGEGGNPGEGGNPGEGGNPGEGGKPGIFQTVTQTSNQWNTAGALSTLAQSGPSLALYNSLLLLSAPEARDAFNQLSGEVYPSIQSNLIAGNNMLLNVLNQRMLRIFDNDALPVPPLAMTLVQPAQAENNGVWGQTFGSWMRNSGNDNVGKLDGHTSGFLLGADRKLADHSIRVGGYVGYSRGDYDVDSRRSSSDSDNYHLGLYAAGQQDAFSLRGALGYTWHRLENERNVNFGNYSDRLKADYDADSLLAFTEAGYRFGQLDANIEPFVNLSYIRLHTDNFQEKGGAAALSVRNETMNTFYSTLGVRGSTELPKNVSLYGSLGWQHAYGDKNTSSRMAFAGSDAFITQGQAVDDNLLVADVGVSVKLSRSTSLDLGYQGQYGSDTQVNSVNANIRWSF, encoded by the coding sequence ATGAAAGATAAAACATCGCATGACTTAGCGGTAAGAAAACCGCTTTCGAAAGTTTACCTCGCACTTTTTTCCGCACCGTTGATATTGATTGGCCCCGCCGACGTGGCACGTGCCGATGATGCTATTTTTGATGGTGAATCACGTATTACAGAATCTTTGACTTACACCGGGGATGTTTACGTCGGCCGTAATCAAAGCGGAAACCTGTTGATCGATAATGGCCAAATCAATGCCTATAACATCAATATCGGCCGTCGTGCTAATGGTCAGATATACGAAAGCCTGGTCACGGTCAAAGGGCCGAACGCCGTATTAAACGCGATCAATGACCAATCCGTCATGCACGGCAGTCTGAATCTGGGGCTGGGGACGTTAAGGGTAGAAGAGGGGGGATTGGCGACGGCGGAAGAGATTATCGTCGGCACCACCGGGGGATACGACAGCCATCTTAATGTCAAAGGGGCCGGTTCCCAGGTGATCAGTGAAAGACTCGGTCTCGGCTTCGGACAGGGCGCACGTTCAACCTTGCTGATTGAAGATGGCGGGGTAGTGACCACCACGGCCGCTGCCAGAATCGACAGCGGTTTCCGTCCCGACGAGGCTGACAAGCTAAACCCCAAAGCCACGATAACCGGCAATAACTCTCTGTGGAATATCACCCAGTCGCTCACCGCCAATGGCGATGTGGACGTGCTGAACGGCGGTGCGGTCAACGTTGGTAGCGCGGAGATCGCCGGTGTTTCAGGCTCAAGAAAAACCGCAGAGCTTTACATCGCCGGCAACGGTTCGCGCTTTACCAGTGCGGGCAATGTCAACGTGGGGGATTATGGCAACGGGGTGCTGTCGGTTGTTGATGGCGGCTCATTCTCTGCCGGCAGCAATGAGTTGCGGCTGGGGGATACCGGATCCGGCTCTAACCGCGGCGCGTTGGTTATCGGCAGCCGCGGCAATATGGATACCGGCACCGGCTTGACCGAACCTACGCTCGGCGCGGCGGGCGGTGCGGGGACTGTCGATGCCCAAACGGTGGTCAATCTACGTGGCGGGTTGTTCGGCAGCTACGTTTACTTTAATCACAATTCAGATAACTACGACTTCCGCAACAAGATGGTCGGCGAAGGCGAAGTCATCAACACGGCCGGTCAGACGACGCTGAGCGGCGACCTGACTCAACTCCAGGCGAATGTGACCGCACGCGGCGGGAAAATCACCATTGCCAGCGACATCAATACGCAGCAAGAAGACAACGTTTTCGATGTGCAGACGCTGAGCGCCGAGAATGGCGGCACGCTGATCCTTAACGCCACTGCCGGCTCCGACGTCAGCAATGGTCTGGGTTACAGCAGCGCCGCGTCAATCAAAGCCGGCGGGACGCTGGGTGGTAACGGTACCTTGGGGCAGACTGAAATTCAGTCCGGCGGCCACATTTCCCCTGGCGACGGCAACATCGGCACACTGACGCTGAAACGTTATCTGAATTTCCTGGGTGAATCCTTCTACGATGTCGATATCGCCGGTGATGGCAGCAGCGACAAACTGGTCGTTGCAGGCAAAACCACCATCAGCGATCTGGCCAAGGTGCAGGTGACAGCGTTGGATCCGCAAACCAGCTATCAAACCGGCCAAAGCTATCGCATTTTGACCTCGGACGGCGGGATTGACGGTCGGTTCGCTGAAGCCGTCTCAAAATCTGCATTTTTGGATGTCGCACTTAACCACAGCACCAACGCCGTGGATCTGACGATTGCGCAAAAGGGCGGTAACCCAGGCGAAGGCGGCAATCCGGGCGAAGGCGGCAATCCGGGCGAAGGCGGCAACCCAGGTGAAGGTGGCAATCCGGGCGAAGGCGGCAACCCAGGTGAAGGTGGCAACCCAGGTGAAGGTGGCAACCCAGGTGAAGGTGGCAACCCAGGTGAAGGCGGTAACCCAGGCGAAGGCGGCAAGCCCGGTATTTTCCAGACGGTCACGCAAACCAGTAACCAGTGGAATACCGCCGGTGCGCTCTCGACGTTAGCGCAAAGCGGCCCTTCGTTGGCTCTGTATAACTCCCTGCTGTTATTGAGCGCGCCGGAAGCGCGCGATGCGTTCAATCAACTGTCTGGCGAGGTCTATCCGTCCATCCAGTCTAATTTGATCGCCGGCAATAACATGCTGCTCAACGTGTTGAATCAGCGCATGCTTCGCATATTTGATAACGATGCATTACCTGTTCCACCGTTGGCGATGACGCTGGTTCAACCGGCTCAGGCTGAAAATAACGGCGTTTGGGGGCAGACGTTCGGCTCCTGGATGAGAAACAGCGGTAACGACAACGTTGGAAAATTGGACGGCCACACCAGCGGTTTCCTGTTGGGCGCCGATCGTAAGCTTGCTGACCACAGTATCCGCGTTGGGGGATACGTGGGCTATAGCCGCGGCGACTATGATGTCGATAGCCGTCGCTCCAGTTCCGACAGCGATAATTACCACCTGGGTCTGTATGCCGCAGGGCAGCAGGATGCCTTCTCCCTGCGCGGAGCGCTGGGCTATACCTGGCACCGACTCGAAAATGAGCGCAACGTTAATTTCGGCAATTACTCGGATCGGCTCAAGGCGGACTATGACGCAGACTCACTGCTGGCGTTCACCGAAGCGGGTTACCGTTTTGGCCAATTGGACGCGAATATCGAACCGTTCGTCAACCTGAGTTATATCCGTTTGCATACCGATAACTTCCAAGAGAAAGGCGGTGCTGCGGCGCTGAGCGTCCGTAATGAAACGATGAATACGTTCTATTCGACGCTGGGCGTACGGGGTTCCACCGAGCTGCCGAAAAACGTCAGCCTTTACGGTTCATTAGGCTGGCAGCATGCTTACGGCGATAAAAACACGTCATCGCGTATGGCGTTTGCCGGTAGCGATGCGTTTATCACGCAGGGGCAGGCGGTAGATGACAATCTGCTGGTGGCGGACGTGGGGGTGAGCGTGAAACTGTCGCGCTCCACCTCGTTAGATCTTGGTTATCAGGGGCAGTACGGTTCTGATACCCAGGTCAATTCGGTCAATGCCAACATCCGATGGTCATTCTGA
- a CDS encoding LuxR C-terminal-related transcriptional regulator, which translates to MGQDYALVVDDHPLVASGIANFLNTHCRFKHAYVMTNEESCYRHILENGAPRLIVIDFWLSDGTALKLLKEIRQLYPQVRLLVVSGDENNEIGQKVSDAGGHGFVLKNEPPELFAKAVAALLENKNWFPMDNSLDTSTAKNHLQHFNLTPRQIDVLTMMMRGFPNKRIATQLAISEPTVKEHISNILKKIGVNSRVEAITLLHGRQGPSE; encoded by the coding sequence TTGGGGCAGGATTATGCGTTGGTCGTTGATGACCATCCGTTGGTGGCAAGCGGCATCGCCAATTTCCTGAATACGCATTGTCGATTTAAACATGCCTACGTGATGACGAACGAGGAGAGTTGTTATCGGCACATTCTGGAAAATGGCGCTCCGCGTTTAATCGTCATCGACTTTTGGTTATCCGATGGCACGGCATTAAAATTACTCAAAGAGATCAGACAGCTTTACCCACAGGTAAGATTATTAGTGGTCAGCGGTGATGAGAACAACGAAATAGGGCAAAAGGTAAGTGATGCCGGGGGGCATGGTTTCGTGCTGAAAAATGAGCCGCCAGAATTATTCGCCAAAGCCGTTGCTGCGCTGCTGGAAAATAAAAACTGGTTCCCTATGGATAATTCTTTGGATACCTCCACTGCCAAAAACCATCTTCAACATTTTAATTTAACGCCGAGACAAATTGACGTTTTGACTATGATGATGCGCGGCTTTCCTAATAAGAGAATAGCCACTCAGCTTGCTATTTCCGAACCCACGGTCAAAGAACACATCAGCAATATCCTTAAAAAAATAGGCGTAAACAGTCGGGTAGAAGCCATTACGTTACTGCATGGCAGGCAGGGGCCATCCGAATGA